From a region of the Pelagicoccus enzymogenes genome:
- a CDS encoding MFS transporter, whose amino-acid sequence MSRRASVWGHVFLVGGLLLIGTNLRPAITGIAPLVDRMIADGVDVETIGLQSTLPLLLFGGASVLAGAVGSWLGFARALALGLVVLAAGCFIRTWGLAGDGGVAARVGGPLLVGMGIAFGNVLLPGVVKSRYPDRLGVMTSLYSTAMNVGAALGFALAVPMAETFAGGWSASLGFWGLAALSPLVLWIPQVLRKPKAREYTNPFRPLAQLARNVRAWQVTAFMGMQSLLFYASSAWLPIVLQERGMGESASYTWPTVMQLCGCVASLTLPTWAGRLRSQSWVAAGCGALTALSICGILWLPLGWVGGATICLGLGLNAGFGVVLLLIALRSWDANTAGYLSAMAQTIGYSLAAPFPWFVGWLSESSGSWHIAFGFLVLPAIGVMVAGWLGGKPGYIK is encoded by the coding sequence GTGAGTAGGCGCGCTTCGGTTTGGGGGCACGTTTTTCTGGTCGGCGGCTTGTTGTTGATTGGAACCAATCTACGGCCGGCGATTACGGGAATCGCGCCGTTGGTGGATCGGATGATAGCCGATGGGGTCGATGTGGAGACGATTGGGCTGCAATCGACCCTGCCGCTTCTCTTGTTTGGAGGGGCTAGTGTTTTAGCAGGCGCGGTAGGGAGCTGGCTCGGTTTTGCCCGAGCCTTGGCGCTCGGCTTGGTTGTATTGGCGGCGGGGTGCTTTATCCGCACTTGGGGCCTGGCGGGAGACGGGGGCGTTGCCGCTCGGGTGGGCGGTCCCTTGCTGGTGGGAATGGGGATCGCTTTCGGAAACGTGCTTCTGCCTGGTGTAGTGAAAAGCCGTTATCCGGATCGCTTGGGTGTGATGACGAGTCTCTATTCCACGGCCATGAACGTCGGCGCGGCGCTGGGCTTTGCCCTGGCGGTACCGATGGCGGAAACGTTTGCGGGCGGTTGGAGCGCGTCGCTAGGGTTTTGGGGGCTAGCGGCTTTAAGCCCTCTTGTCCTCTGGATTCCGCAAGTACTCAGGAAGCCGAAAGCGCGTGAGTACACGAATCCTTTCAGGCCGCTGGCCCAGCTCGCTCGAAATGTGAGAGCCTGGCAGGTGACGGCTTTCATGGGGATGCAGTCGCTTTTGTTTTACGCGAGTTCGGCTTGGTTGCCGATCGTGCTCCAAGAACGCGGTATGGGGGAGTCGGCGTCTTATACATGGCCAACTGTGATGCAGTTGTGCGGTTGCGTGGCGAGTCTCACTTTGCCTACTTGGGCGGGAAGGCTACGTTCCCAGAGCTGGGTTGCCGCTGGATGCGGCGCATTGACGGCCCTAAGTATTTGTGGGATCTTATGGTTGCCCTTGGGATGGGTAGGGGGCGCGACAATATGCCTGGGCTTGGGCTTGAATGCCGGATTCGGCGTGGTGTTGCTATTGATTGCGCTTCGTAGTTGGGATGCAAATACGGCAGGCTACTTATCCGCGATGGCCCAGACGATTGGGTACTCGTTGGCCGCGCCTTTTCCATGGTTCGTCGGTTGGCTCAGCGAAAGTAGCGGCAGCTGGCATATCGCCTTTGGCTTCTTGGTTTTGCCGGCGATCGGAGTGATGGTGGCAGGTTGGCTAGGCGGGAAACCGGGCTATATAAAGTAG
- a CDS encoding TetR/AcrR family transcriptional regulator: MSTFDLSKGRSKQKLRTRQQLLQATRELLDEGKVPSIEAVAEQAGVSRATAYRYFANTEKLVFEAGLDAAWHSLEFDPSKLHPSDVVQRVMHLHAAMWKNGRETEPAFRRFLGSALAEWVETGGKSDSRGGRRLLLIDIALEPVKEVLEYSEYNMLRHSLAGMLGADMLVSLRDICKLDYEEAERTSRWAVMKLLESAIR, from the coding sequence ATGTCAACTTTCGACCTCAGCAAGGGACGCTCCAAGCAGAAGTTGCGCACGCGGCAGCAGTTGTTGCAGGCGACGCGCGAGTTGCTGGATGAAGGGAAGGTTCCTAGCATTGAGGCGGTAGCGGAGCAAGCAGGCGTTTCGCGCGCGACGGCTTACCGGTACTTTGCAAATACGGAGAAGTTGGTTTTTGAAGCGGGGCTGGATGCCGCGTGGCATTCTCTGGAATTCGACCCTTCGAAGCTTCATCCGAGCGACGTGGTGCAGCGTGTGATGCATCTACACGCGGCTATGTGGAAAAACGGAAGGGAGACCGAGCCTGCCTTCCGTCGATTTCTTGGCAGCGCCCTCGCGGAGTGGGTGGAAACCGGTGGAAAAAGTGATTCGAGGGGAGGACGGCGTTTGCTGTTGATTGATATTGCATTGGAACCAGTGAAAGAAGTGTTGGAGTATTCTGAATACAATATGCTGCGGCACTCTTTGGCTGGCATGCTGGGAGCGGACATGTTGGTTTCTTTGCGGGATATCTGCAAGCTGGACTACGAGGAGGCTGAGAGGACGAGTCGGTGGGCAGTTATGAAGTTGCTAGAGTCGGCGATAAGGTAA
- a CDS encoding cupin domain-containing protein, whose translation MRKYPLGTEVWFIGHKVRPLQSTGAYATADVYVTPKVPGPPPHYHEKANELYYVLEGTMEFLRGEEWYTVTAGENFLIPKGTIHSFRNNGDTATRFLTIHDPGEGADNLFLSFSFATDEENAFENSVSDETIQQVLAACEANDMFLAGPEPA comes from the coding sequence ATGAGAAAATATCCCCTCGGCACAGAAGTCTGGTTCATCGGCCACAAGGTTCGCCCTCTCCAATCCACCGGCGCCTACGCCACTGCTGACGTCTACGTCACTCCCAAGGTCCCGGGGCCTCCACCCCACTACCACGAAAAGGCGAACGAACTTTACTACGTGCTCGAAGGCACCATGGAGTTCCTGCGCGGAGAAGAGTGGTACACCGTCACTGCGGGCGAGAACTTCCTGATTCCCAAGGGCACCATCCACTCCTTCCGCAACAACGGCGACACCGCCACCCGCTTCCTCACCATTCACGATCCCGGCGAGGGCGCCGATAACCTCTTCCTCAGCTTTAGCTTCGCCACCGACGAGGAGAACGCCTTCGAGAATTCCGTATCCGACGAAACCATACAGCAAGTCCTCGCCGCCTGCGAAGCCAACGACATGTTCCTAGCCGGCCCTGAGCCTGCCTGA